In Syntrophotaleaceae bacterium, the DNA window GGCGACAAGCCGCTGCAGTGTTTCTTCCATGGCTTCCCGGCCCAGCAGCGCCAGGCGGTCGTGCAGTTCACCGGCGGTTTCATCAGGGCCGATCTCAGTGGCCCGCTTGACCAGAATGTCTCCAGTATCAAGGCCCACATCCATCAACATGGTGGTGACTCCGGTAACCTGTTCCCCGTCCATCACCGCCTTGTTGATCGGCGCAGCTCCGCGATAACGGGGCAGCAGGGAGGCATGCACGTTGATGCAGCCGAAGCGGGGGATCTCCAGGACGCTTTTCGGCAGGATCTGCCCATAAGCCACCACCACGATCAGATCTGGAGAAATCTGCCGCAGCTCCTCGATCACTGCCGGGTCGCGCAGACGTCCCGGCTGATGCACGGGAATGCCGAGCCTGCAGGCCAGTTCCTTGACCGGAGGTGCCGTCAGCTTTTTTCCCCGGCCACTCGGGCGGTCAGGCTGGGTGTAGACAGCGCAGACAGAAACGCCCGCCTCTACGAGGCCCTCAAGGGTAGGCAGCGCAAAATCCGGCGTGCCCATGAACACGGTACGTAACCCCTCCGGCCTGATCAAAGTCGCTGCTCCTCCTGCTGTCTGAGCTTCTGATACTTTTTGCGAAACATTCCCCTCTTCAACGAGGACAGATGATCCACAAACAGGATCCCGTCCAGGTGGTCGATTTCATGCTGGAAAGCCACGGCCAGCAGACCCTCGGCATCGCGTTCCACCAGCTTCCCATCCAGGTCCTGATAACGGACGCGCACCTTGGCCGCGCGGTGCACAGGGGCATAGAATCCGGGCACCGAAAGGCACCCCTCTTCCTCGAGGGACTCCCCTTCCACGACTAATATCTGGGGATTGATTGCAGTGATCAGCTCTCGCGGCCCTTCCTTGGGAGAACAGTCAAGCACGGCAAGGCGTTTGGATATTCCCACCTGGGTTGCAGCCAGGCCCACCCCGGGGGCCGCATACATGGTTTCCGCCATGTCCCTGGCCAGGGTTCTTATGCCTTCATCGATTTCTGCTACCGGTGCGGCCTTCTCTTTCAGCACCGGATCGGGATAAACTCTTATTTCCAGGATCGCCATAGCTTTTCAATCCGTTTCTCAGCCTGAATTACGGCTCGTCATATATGATACCTTTAACAGCCAGCCTTCATGATAAGGTTGCCTCGGCCGCAAGTCAACCGGCCGGCCGGCGCCCGCTGTGTATCAGGGCCTGCAGCATGGCTTCGGCCATCCGGGCGGGGCTGACCGCTATTTCGACTCCGCTGCCGGCAAGGGCCTCGATCTTGTCTCGCGCCCGACCCCGGCCACCGCTCACGATGGCTCCGGCATGACCCATGCGCTTGCCGGGGGGAGCAGTCACTCCGGCAATGAACGCGGCCACCGGCTTGGTCATGTGCCGCTGAATCCATTCTGCCGCCTCCTCCTCGGCGCTGCCGCCGATTTCCCCGATCATGAAAACCCCCTCGGTTCCCGGATCCTCATTGAACATGCGCAGAATGTCAATGAATCCGGTACCGATGATCGGATCGCCCCCAATCCCCACACAGGTCGATTGACCCAAACCGGCATCGGTCAACTGCTGAACCGCCTCATAGGTCAGGGTGCCGCTGCGGGAAACCACGCCGATCGTTCCAAGACAATGAATGTCGCCGGGCATGATGCCAACCTTGCATTGACCAGGAGTGATGACCCCGGGACAATTGGGGCCGATGAGCCGCATGCTGCTGGTTTCCAATAACTTCCTGACCGGCACCATGTCCCGAACGGGAATACCCTCGGTAATGCAGACGGCCAGTTTGATTCCCGCTTCTTCGGCCTCGAGAATGGCATCGGCTGCCGCCGGCGGAGGGACAAAGATCATTGATACGTCGGCACCCCATTCACCGACAGCTTGTTCGACGGTATCCGCTACGGGAAAACCTTCGATGCTGGTCCCCCCCTTGCCGGGGGTCACCCCGCCGACCACACAGCTGCCATACTCCCGGCAGCGCATTGCATGAAAAAGCCCGGCGCGGCCAGTAATCCCCTGCACCAGGATGCGGGACCGGTTGTCAATCAGGATGGACATCTTGTCTCCCTGCCAGATTTTGAAAAATCGGGCTCGCTATCGGTATCGGAATGGGGGTCGAAAAAGTTATGATCCCGATACCGACGCCGACCCCGAAAAACCTACTCCAAGTCCAGGGCAAGCCGCTCCACGATTCGGGCCGCCCCATCGCCCAGGCTGTCGACACAGGTCACGTTCAAACCCGAATCATTCAGCAGGCGTTTGCCGTCCTCAACCTGGGAGCCGGCCATGCGAACCACGATCGGCAGGTTGCATCCGCCCTCTCCCGCCGCATCGATAATGCCGTTGGCGACGATATCACACCGCATGATGCCACCGAAAATATTGACGAAAACCCCTTCCACGTCACGATCCTGAAGGATGATGCGAAAAGCTTCGGCAATTTTTTCGCGGCTTGCTCCGCCGCCGACATCAAGAAAATTGGCCGGTTGACCGCCGGACTCCTGCAGCATGTCGAGGGTCGCCATCGCCAATCCGGCACCATTGACCAGGCATCCGATGTTGCCGTCCATCTTGATATAGGCGATATCGAATTTTCCGGCCTGCACTTCCAGGGGATCGAGCTGTGCATGATCGAGCATGTTCTGCTCTTCCTGATGCCTAAAAAGGGCATTGTCGTCGAAATTGATTTTGGCGTCCATCGCCAGCAGGCGACCGTCTTTGGTGACAACCAACGGATTCACCTCCGCCAGGGAGCAATCGTTTTCCAGAAAACAGCGATAGAGAGCCTGTATCAGGCCGACACAGGACTCGGCCTGCTTTCCGCTAAAGCCCAAGGCAAGGGCGATGCGGCGGGCCTGAAAAGAGCGTAGGCCCAGAAAGGGGTCGATCAGCTGGCGATGAATTTTTTCCGGGGAGAAACGGGCGGTTGTTTCGATATCGACCCCACCGGCTGCCGACGCGATTACCGAATATCGTCCCGCGCCCCGATCCAGGGCAACGGACAGATAATACTCCCGATCGATGTCCTCCGCCTTCTCGACCAGGAGTTTCTCGACCGGTAAACCCTGTGGGCCAGTCTGGGGTGTCACCAGTTGTTTGCCGAGCATTTGTGCAGCAACATCTCTCGCCTCTGCCGGTGTTGCCACCAGGCGGATTCCACCGCCCTTGCCGCGCCCTCCGGCATAGACCTGAGCCTTGAGGGCACAGCGCCCTGAAAAACGTGCGGCCAGGCACTCCGCCTCTTCCGCACTCTGAACGACCTCCCCTTCCGGAACCGGAATGCCGTATCGGCGAAACAATGCCTTGGCCTGATATTCGTGGATATTCATGGCTTTTACATCCTTGACTTTTCAGGTTAGGACTTCCCCCGGTCTGCAGGAGTTTCCCTACTTAAGCCCCTTTTTCCAGTCCGCCAGAAACTTTTCAATACCAACGTCGGTCAAGGGATGCTTGACCAGTTGCTTGAGCACGCTGAAGGGGATGGTGCAGATATCGGCTCCGACCAGCGCAGCATTCAGCACATGGAGCGGACTGCGCACGGAAGCGACGATGATTTCTGAAGGATAGCCGTAATTGTCAAGAATGGTCTTGATCTGCTCAACGCCCTCCATGCCGTCATGCCCCACATCATCAAGCCGCCCGACGAAGGGCGAAATATAGGCCGCACCGGCTTTGGCTGCAAGCAAAGCCTGCAAGGGGGAAAAGACCAGGGTCATGTTGACACCGATGTTTTCTTCCGCCAGTTGGCGGGTCGCTTTGAGGCCGTCGCCGGTCATCGGGACCTTGACGACAATATTGGAATGTATTTTGGCCAGTTCACGGGCTTCCTTGAGCATGCCCGGAGCATCGAGGGCGATCACTTCGGCAGAAATCGGACCATCAACAATGGTCGTGATTTCGGTGATCACTTCCTTGAAGTCGCGGCCACTTTTGGCGACAAGGGAGGGATTTGTCGTAACCCCATCCACCAGCCCCATCTCGTGGGCAGCACGTATTTCTTCCACATCAGCCGTATCGATAAAAAATTTCATTGTCAGGTTCCTTTGAAAATGGTGAAGGTCTTTTTTCGCTGAGGTTTAATCTGTATCGTGAGAGGCGTCGACCGGGGGTTTGTATGCCTTCCTGCACTCCTCAGAACAAAAAAAGAACGGTCGACCATCAATCGTCTTCTTCAGTGCGAGACTGACAGGGACATAAGTGCCACACTGGGGGTCCTGGACCATATCTTCCCCCTCGAACGATTTTTCAGGCTCCCTCGGGCTGTGCCCCGAGATGGCCGCACGGAAAAAAAGCCGCCATAGAATATAGATCAGCCAGGCGGCCAGCAGGAGTTGAAGGACACGCAAAAACATCCGATCACCAGCTATCGCAGAGACGTTCTACACCCCTGCTTGAAGGCAACTGCCGGTACAGTTCGTTGATGGTGCGATTGAGCACAGGATGCCTCAATCCAGGGGCGACATCAAGCAGAGGCGCCAGGACAAAAGCCCGTTCATGAAGGCGGGGATGGGGAACGGTCAATTGTTTCTTGCTGAAAACTTCAGAACCGTAGAACAGAAGATCAACATCCAGGGTGCGAGGACCCCAGTGCCCGACCCGGCGTCTACCGAACTGTTTTTCCACCTCCAGACAGGTTTCCAGTAATCTATCCGCCTCAAGTTCCGTCTCGATTTTGAGAACGGCATTCAGAAACTGTTTCTGGTCCGGCGGACCGCCCACGGGATCGGTTTCATAGAGACAGGATTTGGCAACCACCCTTATTCCCGGTTTATTGGCAAGAGCCCTTCGGGCCCCAGCCAGACTTGCCCTCCGGTTGCCTAGATTTGCCCCCAAGGCCAGATAAGCGGTAACCATTTCTCTCACCTTAAAACTCGGTAAATTTAAACATAGACCGTGCGGTTCAGTCAACTTTACCCGTCTATACGATTTTGAAAAAAGCAACCGGCAGGGCGGATGCCGAACCGGTTCCTAAGCTTCTATCAGGAAAACAGGACAGAGCTTCAAAGATTCCCGAAGCCCCTACCCCCTATCCAACTTTGCTGTCAGCATTCTATTTCCACAAATTCGAGGTCGAGGAGGTCGATGGACAAGCACCGCCTGCGAGCCGGGGTTCCCCGATCAAGAAGAATTTTACAGACTTCGGCAACCTCAAGACTGGCAACCACAGCAGGGGTAAAGGAGGGGTTGCCGAGCTTTTTCTCCAATCCGCATTCGGTACCGCTATTGGAGAAAATCTTTTCGACGGTATCCTCTCCCGGGAATTGGCTGCCCACGTAACCATACCAGCCGGCAATAGAGCCGTAAACCATTGGAATTCCCTCCTCCCGGCAAACCTGGGACA includes these proteins:
- the fmt gene encoding methionyl-tRNA formyltransferase, with amino-acid sequence MIRPEGLRTVFMGTPDFALPTLEGLVEAGVSVCAVYTQPDRPSGRGKKLTAPPVKELACRLGIPVHQPGRLRDPAVIEELRQISPDLIVVVAYGQILPKSVLEIPRFGCINVHASLLPRYRGAAPINKAVMDGEQVTGVTTMLMDVGLDTGDILVKRATEIGPDETAGELHDRLALLGREAMEETLQRLVAGKLTREPQDDRLSSYAPMLKKEDGLVDWEQDARSLHNLVRGLNPWPGAFTYLQGEMLKISGTSVENGSGGAPGTIQEAGPDGIRIACGQGVLRVRELQLPGKKRLSVADFLRGRPLPAGIRLGD
- the def gene encoding peptide deformylase; protein product: MAILEIRVYPDPVLKEKAAPVAEIDEGIRTLARDMAETMYAAPGVGLAATQVGISKRLAVLDCSPKEGPRELITAINPQILVVEGESLEEEGCLSVPGFYAPVHRAAKVRVRYQDLDGKLVERDAEGLLAVAFQHEIDHLDGILFVDHLSSLKRGMFRKKYQKLRQQEEQRL
- the sucD gene encoding succinate--CoA ligase subunit alpha translates to MSILIDNRSRILVQGITGRAGLFHAMRCREYGSCVVGGVTPGKGGTSIEGFPVADTVEQAVGEWGADVSMIFVPPPAAADAILEAEEAGIKLAVCITEGIPVRDMVPVRKLLETSSMRLIGPNCPGVITPGQCKVGIMPGDIHCLGTIGVVSRSGTLTYEAVQQLTDAGLGQSTCVGIGGDPIIGTGFIDILRMFNEDPGTEGVFMIGEIGGSAEEEAAEWIQRHMTKPVAAFIAGVTAPPGKRMGHAGAIVSGGRGRARDKIEALAGSGVEIAVSPARMAEAMLQALIHSGRRPAG
- the sucC gene encoding ADP-forming succinate--CoA ligase subunit beta, with the translated sequence MNIHEYQAKALFRRYGIPVPEGEVVQSAEEAECLAARFSGRCALKAQVYAGGRGKGGGIRLVATPAEARDVAAQMLGKQLVTPQTGPQGLPVEKLLVEKAEDIDREYYLSVALDRGAGRYSVIASAAGGVDIETTARFSPEKIHRQLIDPFLGLRSFQARRIALALGFSGKQAESCVGLIQALYRCFLENDCSLAEVNPLVVTKDGRLLAMDAKINFDDNALFRHQEEQNMLDHAQLDPLEVQAGKFDIAYIKMDGNIGCLVNGAGLAMATLDMLQESGGQPANFLDVGGGASREKIAEAFRIILQDRDVEGVFVNIFGGIMRCDIVANGIIDAAGEGGCNLPIVVRMAGSQVEDGKRLLNDSGLNVTCVDSLGDGAARIVERLALDLE
- the fsa gene encoding fructose-6-phosphate aldolase, giving the protein MKFFIDTADVEEIRAAHEMGLVDGVTTNPSLVAKSGRDFKEVITEITTIVDGPISAEVIALDAPGMLKEARELAKIHSNIVVKVPMTGDGLKATRQLAEENIGVNMTLVFSPLQALLAAKAGAAYISPFVGRLDDVGHDGMEGVEQIKTILDNYGYPSEIIVASVRSPLHVLNAALVGADICTIPFSVLKQLVKHPLTDVGIEKFLADWKKGLK
- the folK gene encoding 2-amino-4-hydroxy-6-hydroxymethyldihydropteridine diphosphokinase — translated: MVTAYLALGANLGNRRASLAGARRALANKPGIRVVAKSCLYETDPVGGPPDQKQFLNAVLKIETELEADRLLETCLEVEKQFGRRRVGHWGPRTLDVDLLFYGSEVFSKKQLTVPHPRLHERAFVLAPLLDVAPGLRHPVLNRTINELYRQLPSSRGVERLCDSW